The Sphingomonas sinipercae genome contains a region encoding:
- a CDS encoding HPr family phosphocarrier protein encodes MSPVSREVRIVNRRGLHARASAKFVNLASEIDATVEVEKDGNRVCGTSIMGLMMLGAALGDSIIIHVAGEGAEDALARMTALVESGFGEEDA; translated from the coding sequence TTGAGCCCCGTCAGCCGCGAGGTCCGAATCGTCAATCGCCGCGGCCTGCACGCCCGCGCCAGCGCCAAGTTCGTCAACCTCGCCAGCGAGATCGACGCCACCGTCGAGGTCGAAAAGGACGGCAACCGAGTCTGCGGCACATCGATCATGGGACTGATGATGCTGGGCGCCGCGCTCGGCGATTCGATCATCATCCATGTCGCGGGCGAAGGCGCAGAGGATGCGCTGGCCCGGATGACCGCGCTGGTCGAAAGCGGGTTCGGCGAAGAGGACGCCTGA
- a CDS encoding sensor histidine kinase: MKRKKVRAWSGQWTLTHRILAVNILTVLLLALGIIYLDAFRNRISKERMQRTLREAQIIAIVVNATAPDRQADTVAAIGQSTRSRIRLYDSSGKLVQDSWSQTGPTYRLRDPATEGWTKEAARALDRGFNALVGAKAVPDFEEPPRDRLSAWPEAVAAVATKTVTGEIRQAPDLTPVMTAAAPARDGAVLVTANERTLTRTVRGKRAELAAAMALAILLSVLLSLFLARTIVRPLRRIALAAHRVRLGRAREVRVPRLPSRRDEIGLLARAVSDMSHSLRQRIDNIEAFAADVTHELKNPLASLRSALDGVETVNDEQLRSRLIGVARDDVVRLDRLISDISEAARTDAEMARARFEPVDLGPLVQQLFQAWDGRREKGDARLAYARPRKDSAVVLGDGSRLARAIDNLIDNAISFSPPGGLVEIAVTRVGSQVRIRIDDEGPGVPEDEREAIFHRFHSIRPETEDFGRHSGLGLAIAKAIVEGHDGKIGVVDRDDAPSGARFVISLPAMES; encoded by the coding sequence GTGAAGCGCAAGAAAGTTCGCGCCTGGTCGGGCCAATGGACCCTGACCCACCGAATCCTGGCGGTGAACATCCTGACCGTGCTGCTGCTTGCGCTTGGGATCATCTACCTCGACGCGTTCCGCAACCGGATCAGCAAGGAGCGGATGCAGCGCACGCTTCGCGAGGCGCAGATCATCGCCATCGTCGTCAATGCGACGGCGCCGGATAGGCAAGCCGATACGGTCGCCGCGATCGGCCAATCGACCCGGAGCCGAATCCGGCTGTACGATTCGAGCGGGAAGCTGGTCCAGGACAGCTGGAGCCAGACCGGGCCGACCTATCGCCTGCGCGACCCGGCGACCGAAGGGTGGACCAAGGAGGCCGCGCGCGCGCTCGACCGCGGGTTCAATGCGCTGGTCGGCGCCAAAGCCGTGCCCGATTTCGAAGAACCGCCGAGGGACCGCTTGTCGGCCTGGCCGGAAGCGGTCGCGGCAGTCGCCACGAAAACCGTCACCGGCGAAATCCGGCAGGCCCCCGACCTGACTCCGGTGATGACTGCAGCGGCGCCGGCCCGCGATGGCGCGGTGCTGGTCACCGCCAACGAGCGGACCCTGACCCGAACCGTCCGCGGCAAGCGGGCGGAGCTTGCAGCGGCGATGGCCCTGGCGATCCTGCTGTCCGTGCTTCTGTCCCTCTTCCTGGCGCGGACCATCGTCCGTCCGCTGCGCCGGATCGCGCTTGCCGCCCACCGAGTTCGGCTTGGCCGCGCCCGGGAAGTTCGAGTCCCGCGCCTGCCCTCGCGCCGCGACGAGATCGGCCTGCTCGCGCGCGCCGTGTCCGACATGAGCCATTCGCTGCGCCAACGGATCGACAATATCGAAGCGTTCGCCGCCGACGTGACTCACGAGCTCAAGAACCCGCTCGCTTCGCTTCGCTCGGCGCTCGACGGGGTGGAGACGGTAAACGACGAACAATTGCGTTCGCGGCTGATCGGCGTGGCCCGCGACGACGTCGTCCGGCTCGACCGGCTGATCAGCGACATCAGCGAGGCGGCGCGGACCGATGCGGAGATGGCGCGGGCGCGGTTCGAGCCGGTCGACCTCGGCCCGCTCGTCCAGCAATTGTTCCAGGCGTGGGACGGCCGCCGCGAAAAGGGCGATGCCAGGCTCGCTTATGCAAGGCCGCGCAAGGACAGTGCGGTCGTGCTTGGCGACGGCAGCCGGCTGGCGCGGGCGATCGACAATTTGATCGACAATGCGATCAGCTTTTCGCCCCCGGGCGGGTTGGTCGAGATCGCAGTCACCCGGGTCGGATCGCAGGTACGGATCCGGATCGACGACGAGGGGCCCGGCGTTCCCGAAGATGAGCGCGAGGCCATTTTCCATCGCTTCCACTCCATCCGGCCGGAGACGGAAGACTTCGGCCGCCATTCCGGCCTGGGCCTCGCCATCGCCAAAGCCATCGTCGAAGGCCATGACGGGAAGATCGGCGTCGTTGACCGCGACGACGCGCCCTCTGGCGCCCGCTTCGTCATCAGCCTTCCAGCGATGGAATCGTGA
- a CDS encoding HPr kinase/phosphorylase, producing MTGPRLSSETVHASTVALDGRALLISGPSGAGKSDLALRLIDRGFSLVSDDQTIVRRDGDRLLASAPPSLAGKLEIRGIGIVEVDTTSDVPVALAIELAGDIERMPDDNRQRVILGLSLPLVTIDATTASAAAKAVMALDRFGLR from the coding sequence ATGACTGGGCCGCGCCTTTCTTCCGAGACCGTTCACGCCAGCACCGTCGCGCTGGACGGTCGGGCGCTGCTGATCAGCGGGCCGAGCGGGGCCGGCAAGTCGGACCTTGCGTTACGCCTGATCGACCGCGGATTTTCGCTCGTCAGCGACGACCAGACCATTGTCCGCCGCGACGGCGACCGGCTGCTTGCATCCGCGCCGCCCTCGCTCGCCGGCAAGCTGGAGATTCGCGGGATCGGAATCGTCGAAGTGGACACGACCAGTGATGTGCCGGTGGCCCTCGCCATCGAACTCGCCGGCGACATCGAGCGGATGCCGGACGACAATCGCCAGCGCGTCATCCTTGGCCTCTCGCTGCCTTTGGTGACGATCGATGCCACGACGGCCTCCGCCGCCGCCAAGGCGGTGATGGCCCTCGACCGGTTCGGGCTGCGATGA
- a CDS encoding SPFH domain-containing protein, whose amino-acid sequence MLTTFMTAIAVLALLFVMMSIKIVHQGFRYTIEHFGRFVRVAQPGFNFVPPFFYRVGRKINMMEQVLDIPGQEIITKDNAMVAVDGVVFFQVLDAAKAAYEVSDLYSALMALSTTNLRTVMGSMDLDETLSKRDEINARLLVVVDQATEAWGVKITRVEVKDIRPPQDISNAMARQMKAEREKRANILDAEGFRQAAILKAEGDKQSRILEAEGRKEATFRDAEAREREAMAEAEATRVVSDAIAGGNAQAINYFIAQKYVEAVAEFARSPNAKTILFPVEATQLIGSLGGIGEIAKQALGGDSPPKAPAPNKGTSAGRGAPPALPGVPRVEG is encoded by the coding sequence ATGCTGACCACTTTCATGACCGCGATCGCAGTGCTCGCGCTGCTGTTCGTGATGATGAGCATCAAGATCGTCCATCAGGGCTTTCGCTACACCATCGAACATTTCGGGCGGTTCGTGCGGGTCGCCCAGCCGGGCTTCAACTTTGTGCCGCCGTTCTTCTACCGCGTTGGCCGCAAGATCAACATGATGGAGCAGGTGCTCGACATTCCGGGGCAGGAGATCATCACCAAGGACAATGCGATGGTCGCGGTCGACGGCGTCGTCTTTTTCCAGGTGCTGGACGCGGCCAAGGCGGCATATGAAGTCAGCGACCTTTATTCCGCGCTGATGGCGCTTTCGACCACCAACCTGCGCACCGTGATGGGGTCGATGGACCTCGACGAAACCCTGTCCAAGCGTGACGAGATCAATGCCCGGCTGCTCGTCGTCGTCGACCAGGCGACCGAGGCCTGGGGCGTCAAGATCACCCGGGTCGAGGTGAAGGACATCCGGCCGCCGCAGGACATTTCAAACGCCATGGCCCGGCAGATGAAGGCGGAGCGCGAGAAGCGCGCCAACATCCTCGACGCCGAGGGCTTCCGGCAGGCGGCGATCCTCAAGGCGGAAGGCGACAAGCAATCGCGAATCCTGGAAGCGGAGGGCCGCAAGGAAGCGACCTTCCGCGACGCCGAAGCGCGCGAACGCGAAGCCATGGCCGAGGCCGAAGCGACGCGCGTGGTCAGCGACGCCATCGCCGGCGGCAACGCGCAGGCGATTAATTATTTCATCGCGCAGAAGTACGTCGAGGCGGTGGCCGAATTTGCGCGCTCGCCGAACGCCAAGACGATCCTGTTCCCGGTCGAGGCGACGCAGTTGATCGGTTCGCTCGGCGGGATTGGGGAGATCGCCAAGCAAGCGCTGGGCGGAGATTCGCCGCCGAAGGCACCAGCACCGAACAAGGGAACCTCCGCCGGGCGCGGTGCGCCGCCGGCACTGCCTGGCGTGCCGCGAGTGGAGGGCTGA
- a CDS encoding response regulator transcription factor, which produces MSHVIALVDDDRNILTSVSIALQAEGFSTRVYSDGAAALKAIGDNPPDLGVFDIKMPRMDGMELLRRLREFSAMPVIFLTSKDDELDEALGLAMGADDYISKPFSQRLLIARIRAILRRQDFAKNAAEPGSEEQEPELLVRGRLSMDPARHKVVWDGKDVVLTVTEFLILETLAQRPGVVKNRNQLLDIAYQEDVYVDDRTIDSHIKRIRRKFRAVDPQFDAIETLYGVGYKFSDQ; this is translated from the coding sequence ATGAGCCATGTGATCGCGCTGGTCGATGACGACCGGAACATCCTGACCTCCGTTTCCATCGCGCTCCAGGCCGAAGGTTTCTCGACCCGCGTCTATTCGGACGGCGCCGCCGCGCTGAAGGCCATCGGCGACAACCCGCCGGACCTTGGCGTTTTCGACATCAAGATGCCGCGCATGGACGGGATGGAGCTGCTCCGCCGGCTGCGTGAATTCAGCGCGATGCCGGTCATCTTCCTGACGTCCAAGGACGACGAGCTGGACGAGGCGCTAGGCCTGGCGATGGGCGCCGACGATTATATCTCCAAGCCGTTTTCGCAGCGCCTTCTGATCGCCCGCATTCGCGCCATCCTGCGTCGGCAGGATTTCGCCAAGAACGCCGCTGAGCCAGGTTCCGAGGAGCAGGAGCCGGAGCTTCTGGTCCGCGGCCGGCTGAGCATGGATCCGGCCCGGCACAAGGTGGTCTGGGACGGGAAAGACGTGGTCCTGACCGTCACCGAGTTCCTGATCCTCGAGACTTTGGCGCAGCGCCCGGGCGTGGTGAAGAACCGCAACCAGTTGCTCGACATCGCCTACCAGGAAGACGTCTACGTCGACGACCGCACCATCGACAGCCACATCAAGCGAATCCGCCGCAAGTTCCGCGCCGTCGATCCGCAGTTCGACGCCATCGAGACGCTGTACGGCGTCGGCTACAAGTTCAGCGACCAGTGA
- the rapZ gene encoding RNase adapter RapZ gives MTEARRKPRLLLVTGMSGAGKSSVLDALEDMGWECIDNLPATLLADFVAEARRTRRPIAVGMDVRSRGFDPAKANDLLGSIPDVEPGVLYLDCAGAELIRRFDKTRRRHPMAEDRPAEDGIARERSLTAPLRHSADWVIDTTELTPVELRDELRRHFGTANDQPVLTLVSFGFAHGISRTADLVFDMRFLENPHWVDELRPLTGNDQPVRDYIARDPGWTESMDRVEALLRTWIPRYWRAGKTYLSVGFGCTGGRHRSVASVVEMAERLQAAGFHPNIRHRDLDSLPNDRIEDGIGIPSDNESEAS, from the coding sequence ATGACCGAGGCCCGCCGCAAACCCCGGCTGTTGCTCGTCACCGGCATGTCCGGCGCCGGCAAGTCATCGGTGCTCGACGCGCTTGAAGACATGGGTTGGGAATGCATCGACAACCTTCCGGCCACGCTGCTCGCGGACTTCGTGGCCGAGGCGCGCCGGACCCGCCGGCCGATCGCCGTCGGCATGGATGTGCGAAGCCGCGGCTTCGACCCGGCCAAGGCCAATGACCTGCTCGGATCGATCCCCGACGTCGAGCCCGGGGTCCTATACCTGGACTGCGCCGGCGCCGAGCTGATCCGCCGGTTCGACAAGACGCGTCGCCGTCATCCGATGGCCGAAGACCGCCCGGCCGAGGACGGAATCGCGAGGGAGCGGAGCCTGACCGCGCCGCTCCGGCACAGCGCCGACTGGGTGATCGACACGACCGAACTGACCCCCGTCGAGCTTCGCGACGAGCTGCGCCGCCACTTCGGCACCGCCAACGACCAGCCGGTGCTGACCCTTGTGTCCTTCGGGTTCGCGCACGGCATTTCCCGCACCGCCGACCTGGTGTTCGACATGCGGTTCCTTGAGAACCCGCACTGGGTCGACGAACTTCGGCCGCTGACCGGCAACGACCAGCCGGTCCGCGACTATATCGCCAGGGATCCGGGCTGGACGGAAAGCATGGACCGGGTCGAAGCGCTTCTCAGGACATGGATTCCCCGCTACTGGAGAGCGGGCAAAACCTATCTAAGCGTCGGGTTCGGCTGCACCGGGGGTCGGCATCGATCGGTCGCTTCGGTCGTCGAAATGGCGGAACGGTTGCAAGCGGCGGGTTTCCACCCCAACATCCGCCACCGCGACCTCGATTCACTGCCCAACGACAGGATCGAAGACGGAATTGGTATCCCGTCGGATAATGAGAGCGAAGCGAGTTAA
- a CDS encoding NfeD family protein, which translates to MLDNIEPGWLWLIGGVVLLIAEMIAPGFFLVWIGAAAMLTGLFTVLFGIGVAGQLGLFALYAVLAVFVARRWYGGRVVPSEDPLLNDPSARLIGRRVTAISAIGEQSGRVRLGDGEWSARGGPAAAGEQVRITGVEGNCLIVEADRQLPSS; encoded by the coding sequence ATGCTGGACAACATCGAGCCCGGCTGGCTGTGGCTGATCGGCGGGGTCGTCCTGCTGATCGCCGAGATGATCGCGCCGGGCTTTTTCCTGGTCTGGATCGGCGCGGCGGCGATGCTGACCGGCCTGTTCACCGTCCTGTTCGGGATCGGCGTTGCCGGCCAGCTCGGCCTTTTCGCGCTTTACGCGGTGCTTGCCGTCTTCGTCGCCCGGCGCTGGTACGGCGGCCGGGTCGTTCCGAGCGAGGACCCGCTGCTCAACGATCCGTCGGCCCGGCTGATCGGGCGCAGGGTCACGGCAATCAGCGCAATCGGCGAGCAGTCCGGGCGGGTCCGGCTTGGCGATGGCGAGTGGAGCGCGCGGGGCGGACCGGCCGCTGCCGGCGAGCAGGTGCGCATTACGGGGGTTGAAGGCAATTGCCTGATCGTGGAGGCTGACCGGCAACTTCCCTCTTCCTGA
- a CDS encoding DUF885 domain-containing protein — translation MPLLSACAQTAQVVTAPLVQAPAPAAVDTQANQRAAALFVESAGKNLLALSPEGATGLGIDKGELAYLKSRLSDRSPAGQAQLARTLAADLARAEALDLTGVDHSTRTSVEVVKSAYSTALAGFRQPYGDVAVGSWRNTPYVVIQNVGAYLDVPRFLDSEHQIETSADAEAYLARLAQFPAVLDGELARMQAARAKGLVPPKFAIDKALEQLRPTAKGARDGGSLVESIARRTKEKGIAGDWAARARAIARQQVAPALDRQIAELEEQRKIATDIPGMWSRPGGDDYYRWAVKASTTTDMTPDEIHQLGLDTLRTLHAQMDQILDSIGYTQGSVGARMQALQKDPKYRFADNDKGRAEVMRFIQQRLDIVRAKMPLAFNTLVRGNVEVRRLPPEEEPGAAGAYGGAGSIDGTVPGKFWINLKPGFEHTRYDLPSTTHHEAIPGHVWQGEYANKLPLIRTLLSFNAYSEGWALYAEQLADELGVYDDFQVGRLGYLNSIAFRAARLVVDTGLHHKRWSREQARQFFLDAVGDPNSSEVDRYATWPGQALGYEVGHQEINRQRERAKTALGAKFDLKAFDDAVVLGGNVPMDVLARNIDEYIASKR, via the coding sequence ATGCCGCTGCTGTCCGCTTGCGCGCAGACAGCGCAGGTCGTTACCGCCCCGCTGGTGCAGGCGCCCGCGCCCGCAGCGGTCGACACGCAGGCCAATCAGCGCGCGGCCGCCCTGTTCGTCGAAAGTGCCGGCAAGAACCTGCTCGCCTTGTCGCCCGAAGGCGCGACGGGCCTTGGCATCGACAAGGGGGAATTGGCCTATCTGAAGTCGCGGTTGAGCGATCGCTCGCCGGCGGGGCAGGCGCAGCTTGCCCGGACGCTCGCCGCGGACCTGGCGCGTGCCGAAGCGCTCGACCTGACCGGCGTCGACCATTCGACTCGGACCAGCGTCGAGGTGGTGAAGAGCGCTTATTCGACCGCGCTTGCCGGCTTCCGCCAGCCGTATGGCGACGTTGCGGTCGGCAGTTGGCGCAACACGCCTTATGTCGTCATCCAGAATGTCGGCGCCTATCTCGATGTGCCGCGCTTCCTGGATTCGGAACACCAGATCGAAACCTCCGCCGATGCCGAAGCCTATCTGGCGCGGCTCGCGCAATTCCCGGCGGTGCTCGACGGCGAACTGGCGCGGATGCAGGCCGCCCGGGCGAAAGGGCTGGTGCCGCCCAAGTTCGCTATCGACAAGGCGCTTGAGCAGCTTCGGCCGACCGCCAAGGGCGCGCGCGACGGCGGCTCACTGGTCGAATCGATCGCGCGCCGAACGAAGGAAAAGGGCATCGCCGGCGACTGGGCTGCCCGCGCCCGCGCCATTGCCCGGCAGCAGGTCGCCCCAGCCCTCGACCGGCAGATTGCCGAACTCGAAGAGCAGCGCAAAATCGCCACGGACATCCCCGGCATGTGGTCACGGCCGGGCGGCGATGACTATTACCGGTGGGCGGTCAAGGCTTCGACCACGACCGATATGACCCCGGACGAAATCCACCAGCTGGGCCTCGACACGCTGCGTACCCTTCACGCGCAGATGGACCAGATCCTCGACAGTATCGGCTACACGCAAGGCAGCGTCGGTGCGCGCATGCAGGCGCTTCAGAAAGACCCGAAGTACCGCTTCGCGGACAATGACAAGGGTCGCGCCGAGGTGATGCGGTTTATCCAGCAGCGGCTCGATATCGTTCGCGCGAAGATGCCGCTGGCCTTCAACACGCTGGTTCGCGGCAATGTCGAAGTCCGCCGCCTGCCGCCGGAGGAGGAACCCGGCGCTGCCGGCGCATACGGCGGTGCGGGGTCGATCGACGGCACTGTCCCGGGCAAGTTCTGGATCAACCTGAAACCGGGATTCGAGCACACCCGCTACGACCTGCCGTCGACCACGCACCACGAAGCGATCCCAGGGCACGTGTGGCAGGGCGAATATGCCAACAAGCTGCCGCTGATCCGGACGCTGCTCAGCTTCAACGCTTATTCCGAAGGCTGGGCGTTGTACGCCGAGCAGCTGGCCGACGAGCTTGGCGTCTATGACGACTTCCAGGTCGGCCGGCTCGGCTACCTCAATTCGATCGCCTTCCGCGCCGCTCGGCTCGTCGTCGATACCGGGCTTCACCACAAAAGGTGGAGCCGGGAGCAGGCGCGGCAATTCTTCCTCGACGCGGTCGGCGATCCGAACTCCAGCGAGGTCGACCGCTACGCCACCTGGCCCGGCCAGGCACTAGGCTATGAGGTCGGACACCAGGAGATCAACCGGCAGCGCGAGCGGGCAAAGACCGCGCTCGGGGCAAAGTTCGACCTCAAGGCCTTCGACGACGCGGTCGTGCTCGGCGGCAACGTCCCAATGGACGTGCTGGCGCGTAACATCGACGAGTATATCGCCAGCAAGCGCTAG
- a CDS encoding TrmH family RNA methyltransferase: MPRQVTAFSNTTVKRLRSLRDKKSRRAEGLFLAEGLRILAEARDSGQLPEIVAFSAEGARHPLAAEIIAATEAAGGEAIETTPDILTKMSGKDNPPLLLGAYRQPETSLDRIDRAAAPLWIVAQALRDPGNIGTILRTGDAVGAGGLILVDDCADPFSVEAVRASMGAIFTQRVAAGRWEEFLPWLRGGAGQLVGTSLKASDDYLTAKYDQPCFLLIGNEQQGLPAAYEEQCDLLVKIPMAGRADSLNAAVAAAVMAFAVKGSWR, encoded by the coding sequence ATGCCGCGGCAGGTCACTGCCTTTTCCAACACGACCGTCAAACGGCTGCGCTCGCTTCGGGACAAGAAGTCGCGCCGCGCCGAGGGTCTGTTCCTGGCCGAAGGGCTGCGCATCCTCGCCGAGGCCCGCGACAGCGGCCAGCTTCCCGAAATCGTCGCTTTCTCCGCCGAGGGCGCTCGGCATCCCCTGGCCGCGGAGATCATTGCCGCGACCGAGGCGGCTGGCGGCGAGGCGATCGAAACCACGCCGGACATACTGACCAAGATGAGCGGCAAGGATAATCCGCCGCTGCTGCTCGGCGCCTATCGCCAGCCCGAGACGTCGCTCGACCGCATCGACCGTGCCGCCGCCCCTTTGTGGATCGTCGCGCAGGCGCTGCGCGATCCGGGCAATATCGGGACCATCCTGCGCACCGGCGACGCGGTCGGGGCCGGCGGCCTGATCCTGGTCGACGACTGCGCCGACCCCTTCTCGGTCGAAGCGGTGCGCGCGTCGATGGGCGCGATCTTCACGCAACGGGTGGCAGCGGGGCGCTGGGAAGAGTTCCTGCCGTGGCTTCGCGGCGGCGCGGGCCAGCTGGTCGGCACCAGCCTGAAGGCCAGCGACGATTATCTTACCGCCAAATACGACCAGCCCTGCTTCCTCCTGATCGGCAACGAGCAGCAAGGGCTTCCAGCGGCCTATGAAGAGCAGTGCGACCTGCTGGTGAAAATCCCGATGGCGGGCCGTGCCGACAGCCTCAACGCAGCGGTTGCCGCGGCCGTCATGGCGTTTGCGGTCAAGGGCAGTTGGCGATGA
- a CDS encoding phosphoenolpyruvate carboxykinase, with amino-acid sequence MTDRVATIGLKEQGIETAAKLHWNLTTAPLVEHAVRRGEGMLAKDGPLVVRTGAHTGRSAQDKFTVKDDTTADTVWWGKSNKPMDPADWAQLKADFLAHLGTIDTLFVQDLFGGSQPEHRVNVRVVNEYAWHNLFIRTMLVRPKADELAGFAPEYTIIDLPSFRADPAKHGCRSETVIAVNLTEKMILIGGTEYGGEMKKSVFGLLNFILPETQTMPMHCSANIGPNGDTAVFFGLSGTGKTTLSADPSRTLIGDDEHGWSDTAVFNFEGGCYAKMIRLSAESEPEIYATTKRFGTVLENVVMDPETRELDLDDPTLAENSRGAYPIDFIPNSSEKNLGPVPQNIVMLTADAFGVLPPIARLTPDQAMYHFLSGYTAKVAGTEIGVTEPEATFSTCFGAPFMPRHPSVYGNLLKERIAKGGVDCWLVNTGWTGGKYGVGKRMPIKATRALLNAALDGSLKSAEFRKDPNFGFDVPTAVPGVDSGILDPRSTWADKDEYDRTAAKLVDLFVENFAQFADHVDEGVRQAAPGNGQGQQAQPQAQATPA; translated from the coding sequence TTGACCGACCGGGTCGCCACCATCGGGCTGAAAGAGCAGGGGATCGAGACCGCTGCCAAGTTGCATTGGAACCTGACGACGGCGCCTCTGGTCGAACATGCGGTGCGCCGCGGCGAGGGCATGCTTGCCAAGGACGGTCCGCTGGTCGTGCGCACCGGTGCCCACACCGGGCGCAGCGCGCAGGACAAGTTCACGGTCAAGGATGACACCACCGCTGACACCGTCTGGTGGGGCAAGTCGAACAAACCGATGGACCCCGCCGATTGGGCGCAGCTGAAGGCCGACTTCCTCGCCCACCTCGGCACTATCGACACGTTGTTCGTGCAGGACCTGTTCGGCGGATCGCAGCCCGAACATCGCGTCAACGTGCGGGTGGTCAACGAATATGCGTGGCACAACCTGTTCATCCGCACGATGCTGGTTCGCCCCAAGGCGGATGAGCTTGCCGGCTTTGCACCCGAATATACGATCATCGACCTGCCCAGCTTCCGCGCCGACCCGGCCAAGCACGGATGCCGCAGCGAGACGGTGATCGCGGTCAACCTGACCGAAAAGATGATCCTGATCGGCGGCACCGAATATGGCGGCGAAATGAAGAAGAGCGTCTTCGGGCTGCTCAACTTCATCCTGCCGGAAACGCAGACGATGCCGATGCACTGTTCGGCCAACATCGGCCCGAACGGCGACACCGCGGTTTTCTTCGGCCTGTCGGGCACCGGCAAGACGACTCTGTCGGCCGATCCTTCGCGTACGCTGATCGGCGACGACGAGCATGGCTGGTCGGACACGGCGGTCTTCAATTTCGAAGGCGGCTGCTACGCCAAGATGATCCGCCTGTCGGCCGAGAGCGAACCGGAAATTTACGCGACAACCAAGCGCTTCGGGACCGTGCTCGAGAACGTCGTGATGGACCCGGAAACGCGCGAGCTCGACCTCGACGACCCGACCCTCGCGGAAAACAGCCGTGGTGCTTACCCGATCGATTTTATTCCGAACTCGTCGGAAAAGAACCTTGGCCCGGTGCCGCAGAACATCGTGATGCTGACCGCCGACGCGTTCGGCGTGCTGCCCCCGATCGCGCGGCTGACGCCCGACCAGGCGATGTATCACTTCCTGTCCGGCTACACCGCCAAGGTCGCGGGCACCGAGATTGGCGTGACGGAGCCGGAAGCGACCTTCTCGACCTGCTTCGGCGCGCCGTTCATGCCGCGCCATCCGAGCGTCTACGGCAACCTGCTCAAGGAGCGGATCGCCAAGGGCGGGGTCGATTGCTGGCTGGTCAACACCGGCTGGACCGGCGGCAAGTACGGCGTCGGCAAGCGCATGCCGATTAAGGCCACCCGCGCTTTGCTCAATGCCGCGCTCGACGGCAGCCTCAAGTCCGCCGAGTTCCGCAAGGACCCGAACTTCGGCTTCGACGTGCCGACCGCGGTCCCGGGCGTCGATTCGGGCATCCTCGACCCGCGCAGCACCTGGGCGGACAAGGACGAGTACGACCGCACCGCGGCCAAGCTGGTCGACCTGTTCGTCGAGAATTTCGCGCAGTTCGCGGACCATGTCGACGAGGGCGTGCGCCAAGCGGCGCCGGGCAATGGCCAAGGCCAGCAAGCCCAACCGCAAGCGCAAGCCACGCCAGCCTGA
- a CDS encoding PTS sugar transporter subunit IIA yields the protein MIGLVLVTHGRLAAEFITAMEHVVGPQEAIEAVCIDADDDMEARRTDISEAIQRVDAGKGVIILTDLFGGTPSNLAISLMKTEAVEVIAGVNLPMLIRLEGARKAMGVHAAVAAAREAGRKYISVASEILGEAAA from the coding sequence ATGATTGGACTGGTGCTGGTGACTCATGGCCGCTTGGCGGCGGAGTTCATCACCGCGATGGAACATGTCGTCGGCCCGCAGGAGGCGATCGAGGCGGTCTGCATCGACGCCGACGACGACATGGAAGCGCGGCGAACGGATATTTCCGAAGCCATCCAGCGCGTCGACGCCGGTAAGGGCGTGATCATTCTCACCGACCTGTTTGGCGGCACCCCGTCGAACCTCGCTATCTCGCTGATGAAGACCGAGGCGGTGGAGGTCATCGCGGGCGTTAACCTGCCGATGCTGATCAGGCTGGAAGGCGCGCGCAAGGCAATGGGCGTCCACGCCGCCGTTGCCGCCGCCCGCGAAGCCGGCCGCAAATATATCTCGGTCGCTTCGGAGATTCTCGGGGAAGCGGCCGCTTGA